Genomic DNA from Gossypium hirsutum isolate 1008001.06 chromosome A01, Gossypium_hirsutum_v2.1, whole genome shotgun sequence:
tatctctacttatctccatgccgagaatcttcttggcctcacctagatctttcatctcgaactcttgattcaactgagtcttcagcttatctatctctttttggctcttcgaagcgattaacatatcatcaacatacaagagtagataaatgaaagatccatcatgcagcttctgcaaatacacacaattgtcatatttacttcttgtgtatttctgccttctcataaagctatcaaatcgcttgtaccactgccttgagGATTACTTCAATCATATAGCGATTTgatcagcttacaaacccaatttctaccaccagcatttGTGTATCCTTCGGgttgagtcatatagatctcctcttctaactcaccatgcaataAAGCcatcttaacatcaagttgaggtAGCTctaaattcaactgtgctaccaaggccaacaaaattctaatggaggaatgcttcacaacagtggaaaatacatcattgtagtcaattccctccttctgagcgtagccttttgctaccaatcttgccttgtagcgaacatctttcttgctaggagatccatctttctttgcgaatacccacttgcatccgattgcccttttacctttcggtaattgtgccaactcccaagtattgttcttccagagagactgcatttcttcatccatggcgcatTTCCATTtgtcactttctaagctttgcattgcttcttgataagtgacaggaatatcatcatcaacaacgggaagggcgtaggccaccatatcagtaaatcgagtaggtttacgaatttctctccgtggccttgcaactgcaactggttctggtgtacttaatggttcttgggtcagaacctcttcaacctctaattcctccattgtggctggagaattagacttattaactaggcaaatccccatctgctcaaactccacctgttttggagtacactccacctgctgtggagtatcgcTTGTCTGAATATCTTCATCTgatacctttttcaatgtggcagattcatcaaaggtaacatctctgctacagatcattttctttgtgcttaagcaccaaagacgaaatcccttcactccagaagtgattcccataaagagagctttctttgccctcggatctaactttgactccttcacatggtaatatgcagtggatccaaacacatgtaaggaatcataatctgtagccggttttccagaccatacctccatatgagtttttctttctaatgtagatgatggcaaatgattaacaagatggccagcgtatgtcacagcctcagcccaaaattgcttgcccaacccagcattggacaacatacatcgaactttctccagtaatgttcgattcatacgctctgccactccattctgctgtggtgtatccataactgtgaagtgtcgaacaataccatactcttggcacacatcgaagaacgaatcacttttatattcccttccattgtccgtcctaagccgcttgattttcttgccagtctggttttcgatcatagttttccatttaagaaaaactccaagcacttcatccttagttctcatggtatacacccaaactcttctggaaaagtcatcaacaaaagtaacaaaatagtgttttcctcccaacgaaggtgttttggaaggcccccatacatctgagtgaatatattccaaaataccttttgtattatggatagcagtgccgaatttcactctcttttgctttcccagaacacaatgctcgcaaaattttaatttgcaagcctttgcacctttcaacaatccttgctttgccagaatttgcaaggatttttcgctggcatgtcccaacttcatatgccacaaatGCATTAAGTCtaattctttgttaccggaagctgcagcgactgctccaataactgtactacctttgtagtaatacaagttatttttcctgatgcccttcaatatcacaagtgcgccagatgtcactttcaaaatcccatctctcatagtaacaactgaatcattggattccaaggctcccaatgagatgagatttttcttcaaactgggcacgtaccgaacatcagtaaGAACTctgattgatccatcttgattctttaattggattgaacctatcccaacagttttacaggcattgtcattgcccatataaacaactcctccatttagttctactaaatcagagaaccactcccagTTAGgagacatatgataggtacaacccgaatctaatatccactcatctgaatggaacgacaatgctgatgcaaccagtgatagttcagagtcactagtatcatgctttgcaacacaagcatctacagcagcttttcccttattcttcagctttggacaatttttcttccagtggcctttctcatgacaaaaggcacattcatctttcccgagtctggactttgactttgatctccctttCTGAGTTTTCTtctgagtgtatgaacgacctcggactactaaagcttctgtatctctgattaagtttttctgtttgtccttctttctctgttcataactgtataaggccacacagacttcgctcagagatatatcactcctgccatgaagtagagtagtttctaagaactcaaactcctcaggaagtgaccccaacaacatcaaagccaaatcttcatctttgaatgtctcatccgtatttagcaaatcagtgactaactgattaaatttggtgatgtgatcattcattgtggtacctGGGACAtaagtgaagcgaaacagtcttttcttcaagtggagcttattttgactgtttttcttcaagtgccacccacaacttatttgcagcaGTCTCCTTTGAAAAGCATGcatctgctctcgagaaaggcatgatcgaattgtgccacatgccaaccgattgatcgccttccaatctttctcctgtacatcatctggtttctcttcatcaatggcaatgtctagaccctgctgaaaaagggtatctagaacctcactttgccacataccaaaatggcccgtgccatcagaGATCTCCAcagccaatcttgcatttgcaattgtcggtcttgtccacatggacgatgttgaagctcctacaccgaccgttttctccataatctttcaatatacctaaggaaatcttttctgatgtggaagatcagtttaaactgcaaccacagagcatactacgattaaccttcggctctgataccacttgtagttccaatagggtcggaagcgtgtaaattattgtactaaaaaatcacacaaagttcaattcccagggaagagaggtggatcacaaggatctcttaaataccaagttttTCCTTAGTCGGAATATTCCTTCTATCGTAATTTAacagcacaattaaatactactattataccctcaaatattgaaagaaaaataggacaagaaagaacacaagattTTTAACAAGGTTTGGTAAATTATACCTATGTCCTCGGGCACTaaaaccagatgataactttactatctccaaaatattacaaacaaatagaattccttaagaattctcaaatgggagaagaaagaaaactaagagagaaagattggttgggatggttgaaatgagaaatggttaggcctatttatagttgaggtttagggactaacttgcaaatggcctaaaaaattagggaccaaaattacaattatcccattcaattttaaacaacttgcctaccatttttcctttcggtgccacttgcacctcccatttttgacttttcaactcaCCCTTtaattgacttttcaacatttctgTCCAATCCGATCATACAAATCAACGACAATCTTAACTTTAACTATAAtctaattatgtaattaaataaaaatttaatttatgcatgataagtataattatatcaataaatttaataatttaatttgtaaaaatattaatcatatgaATACAACTAgcataatttaaattcaaatcacATCTGAAGTAGTAAATACTCTTAACCCTCAAACCATTACATAGGATTcataactattttaattttatatatagttgTAAATGAATCACTTCcatatgatatatttaaatttataattatataattaacaaataattaacgatataataataaccatgtgatatgtattatttaacacatataacgatctgtattttcttttttttggtaaGCATATTTATTCATTAACTATATAAATAGATTTTCGCATTTTATCTCTGGTGACCCGGTATCCCAAATATAAGACattctaaatataaaattaacgtGATTAGTACGGCTGTATATTATTTGTCATATATAGACCTATCTACGTCATAATATTAGACTACTCtattttcattaattaaatatGTAAGAATGGTAGGTCACTGTGCTTAATTGATTTTGGTTAGAACTAATCATGATGGCCAGGTCCACCTAAATTTTAAGTTCGAGTCTAAAAGTTTTGTTTAAACTTAAAtctagattaaaaaaaaattctaagtccGAATTTGACTTTActtatattttccaacaaatatatcaaataaatttaaaaatataatacatcaaatacattaaaaatattaaaataagtattttctaataaattgaaaatatattaaaaaaattatttaaataacactgagatagttgcaacttagcaagcaaatgtctataaaatagtaataaaattaataataaaataagagctatacaatatttaaacaataacaacaaaataataacaatataatagcgAAATAGTAGCAAAACAGTAGAGAAATGACAACAAAACAATTGATTCGGGTCGGCCTTGAGCAAAATAAATCCTACTGAGACTTGGCCTTTtttctaaatagattttttttgtctaaactcaatttttaaacctatatttttatctaaaccctCTCACTTTTCAAGCGAACCTTCAAATTTGAATGGTGACCCGGCCCCCCATCATCAGGTATAATTTTGATTATGAAAagacttgttttattttattttattttattttatttttgaatttataaaaaatgttatttttttatgacacGTCTAccgataaataaaacaaaaattataaaaaatatatatatttataaaaaattatacttaaaacAAATGCAAATTTGGTTTAATaggtaaaaataaagtttttgaaaatttgatggtaAAATCtcatcatatattaatttttataaattttatataaaatataaaatgacaaaattattctcaaaataatatttattactttatagtTGAAAGAAGTTTTTTAGTCTTTCAACTAAGATAATATTCAATATCATACCAATGGATACCGATGTGTTTCGGTATACTATTTTGAATTTAATGATgttctaaaatatttttcacatatataaacttttagtttcttaaaaaaatattatatatacatgtaaatatatcataattagatacataaatatataaatatattttatgtacatgCAAATGTATCTCAATTatgtatatgtaaatatatttatatgtattctataaaatttaaaattattaattaggtgaattcatataatttaatatattgagatattatgtataataaattaagTCTAACACACAAATTTGTTATCAAATGAGCTAAgcatataatttaatatatgaaaCTCAACTAAATTGttagataataaataataaaaaagaaaacgtTAGATGATAATACTTATGGTACACGAAAAAGGGATAGCAACTTCAATTTCTCAATCTCTATCATTTGAAAGTCGTGGTTTTCATGTTGGAATTAGATTATACCAGAGCCATTTTTTGGAGTGATAGAAAACTGTGAGCAAAGTTTTGAAATTCCGATTtcattatctctttttttttattgctaaatttttttccacttattaaatctaaatatttaataaaattgattatttgatggatattttatttcaatttgtatttaagtttaaatataatattagatCCAACACAAGCTAAAAAGGTTGAGATTAATATGAAAAtagagttttgaattttttttttaatcctCCCTTGTATTTGCATAGtaaaaatagaaaggaaaaaaagTTGGGTGttagctttttatttttattttttgattttctttctgTCTGTTTTATAGTCTATGTTCGAGGTTCGTGGCTATTCTTTTCAATAATTTCATCTCCAAGGTTCGAACCTGGATCCTACCTTTAAGAGTGCAATGTGTTTTATCACATCACTTATCACATCGCTCATATTCATTTTATAGTCCATGTTCAGGGTTTGTAACTACTCTCAACATATCGTCCATAAGGTTCAAACTTGGGTCTCCCCTTAAAATGCAATATGCTTTATCATTAGATCTAACACTTGTTCGTTAAGGGTTGAGAACATTTTGGTTCTCATTATAATTGCTATTGACTTTTTGCTAATTTATGATTGAATGCTTGATTTTAAAACTTTCTATGTCataattaattattgatatataatgattaaatttgccATTAATATTTGTACTTTGtgaaagttatggatttagtccttgtattttaATATGATCAGTTGTAATCcctgtacttttcaaaatttgaaattttatttctaaacaaaatagtagcaattaattcgttttgttaaattcaattactagtcttgtACTATGTGTACCATTGTAGATTTTGTTCATATTCTCCGATTTGATCATtctaagtccttatacttttcgaattttaaaatttcagtctcgGTGCAAATGACAGTTATTAATTCATTCTCAAGATTTTTAGTAAGCAATATGTGGAAATAAAATTACACATGCAACAATATGCTTGACGAATCAAATTATGGAAATATCAtgacttaatgaatttaatagttatagTTTAATGATGATtgagattttaaaatttgaaatgtacagggactaaaaataaccaaattaaagtagaaggactaaattgacaaattttataaaGTATAGGGAtaaatagcagaatttaaccataTGTAATTCTTCTAAGGATATTGTTTATATAataaacagaaaaaagaaaatgggatgtgaaagaaaaaagaaaaaatatatattttttgaattttcttttaattgctTCGACTTCTTCTCAACCATCCTTCAAGCAAgatctattttccttttttttctttcattaaaaatacttattttttttctataaccCTTTAGACAAgcttattctttttttaatttgcaaattgaaaaaaaaaagactccTTATGCCTCCCGAAAAGACCCAATGAAGAAACACCAAAACGGCTTTTAAGAAATTGACACGCAAATGCAGTCGGATTCTGATAGGGGCGGCGCCAAGGGCAGGCCGAGAAAATATCATTTTTGACCCCTTCTagaatttttaaagtttatgttattttttataaaattacatttttattttaaaaaaattataaaaatactaattaataaaataatgaattacatgaaaatatagaattaaaattttatgggggATTTTGAGTGGGATATGCACTGTTGATCTAAATTTTGTAGGATTTTAGTTTTGAAGATTTGTTTCAAAGAGTTGCTCTTGATTTATTTATTTGGGGTTTTAGGttgatagtaaaataattaaaaaaaagtttggttaggaaaaagaataaaacaatGAGGGATGTTGAAAAGTGAACTAAAAAAATGCCCATATTTGGAATTCAACAACTAAACTTTTATTAGGAGAATTCAATAACTCCTAATAAAAGTATATCATTAGTGCATTCAACACGTCCTTAAAGATATTTGAGGTAAAAAAATTCATGATAAAAGATTTGATGTGCGCATTTTAAATGACCTCATTAGAGAGAtcaatttaattacttttatttaatcGTATTTGTATCACTAAAAATAATGGCCAATATGGCCATGTAAAAAGGAAATTTCAACAAACACTTATGCAAATTAAATGGCAAACGTACAACTCTTGCTAATAGTTAATAGTCCAAAAATTAATAAAGGGAGACCATCCAAGTTGAAGTAGCCAAGGCAGTAGTTACAGTGACAGCTTGGTATGTTTTTACGTATAGATTACCAAAAACAAACCTTAACtgtaatattttttcaatttgtgAAGGGATCTAATTTTATATTAAGGACCATCCGTACAATTCCACTTATATTAAAATTGACTGCGCATTTGAAAGGAATCTTTTAGAATGTATGCATGTCAAACTCTTCTACTGCTACTAATGATAATTGATAATAAGGCTAAATATACAGATCCTCCTATCAACTTGCTAAATTGTTTTTCCAAATTcactttgacttttttttttctttttcacattggCCTTTACAATTTGTATCCATTATATAAATTGGTGtctataattaactaaatttttaaataattagataGCGTGACTAAAATCAGAGGTGATACGTGAGCAATCAGGAGAACAAAATGTGTCTTCCTTTTTAATTGttcttaagtatttaaaaaattgtaaacattttttaaaaaatatagtataaaaaattgaatatatataattcaaaaaaataaaaacagttaaaatttcaaaaaaatataataattcaataattcaaaaatactttgcaaatcaaaaaataaagttaaaattttagaaattaaaaaaaaatggaaatatgaaaaattcaaaaagttttttaaatttaaaaaattacaaaaaataaaaaaattattagaaacaaaaaaaattgacataCATTGATCTGGTGCTAACCCGATGTTGATCGATGACCAGACGTTGATTGGATGTTGATCGGCACTGAtcaatcaacttttttttttgtgaatatctgaaatatttattgaatttttgtaattttctaaaaaattaagaatatttttattattattacaattttcataatattttttattttttatttttactatttttatttttatttattttcaaatatatattatttttttataatttttagtatatatttcttatattttcttttttttgaattcatacatattttattgaattttaatttttttaggataATTAATGAGTAAGACACGTTTTCCTAGTTTATCTATGTGTTGCTTCCTAATTTGGTCAAGTTGCCTAATTATTCAAAAGCTAATGATGTTAACTTGAGTGACCAATTTGTATAACGGATGATTAATTTGTATAATAAATGTCAACTTTTGGGATTGATATGATTAAAAAAAGTCCTGGACCAATCTATATATGTTAAGCCtgataattattagaaaattggAAAAGAATACATCATCATCAGAGTAGATAGTTTTATTACGGAATCAGGATGAGAGATATATTTTGTTGGTGACCAATTGAAGTAATAATATTGTAGATAAAAATGGACCCAATTGGAAATCcgcaaatttaaattatattcgattgctactattattttttatttttattataattattttaaatattaataattttgttattatataaataaataggaTGAAAATGACACATAATTATTAGAGAAAGCTTGGCTAAGATAAAGCTAAGCTTCGCTCTCATTATACTGATAACCGCAAATTATTTTTGATCGATTCTGATTCACATATGTGTTTTAGATTTTTATCAGGAATCTGGAATTTATGCTATTTCCTTTTCAATTGATTCCCCTTTTCTACTAGTTtctaatgataaaatattttattaattaataatattatatacaaatttttttgaaaggctagaattgaattataaatctttaaaaattcaaaatataattatttatcaaGTTTCAATTTCTAAAGGACTAAAGTGAACAAAATTTCAATTCTGGGGATGCCCATGCCTGCctgatacaaaaataataaatacaatgcGTTTTAATATTATGGTTataggaaaaaaataagaaagaaaagtttTAATTGCATTTTATGAAACGCTTTGGTAAAGAGGATTTAATGGACATTTACGAAGGTTAATATAGAAGGTGGTCATTTTTCTTATCCAACTTTATTTGCTGGtatttaataacttttattaaatcaactcatattattATCTCTCACtgaattaaatttctaaaatatataattttattagaaaaggtttaaaattcaaatttcaataaaattcttttttttaaatgctataaatttgtcattttatttaaaaaccaaagtATAAAGAATAAGATGGAAGAAATATGATGTttagcaaaaaaaagaaaaaaagaaaaaaaagttaatttagaAAACGTGTACAATCTGAATTAAATTTCTGTGCTTTAATTGACTGTATCGGCGGAGATAAGATTAAAGCCTTGCAAGTTGCAATCCTCCCTAAAATGTGGGGCctttatgttttttatgttttcagaatCAATAATGTACGGCTGCTTCAAATCGTCATTCCCCGTTGAATAAGTTTTAAATTTGCTAAATCTCAATACTAACATTATAAATTTAGccttataaaaattttcttttaattttttactctTACTCCTCCAAAATcagttgaattattatttttataatcaaaatattaattaaaatagtaaatatttaAGCATTGTTACCCACATCATAATTCACATGTttctcatgtttttttttaaattttttttggaatttatataaattttttttgaaatttattaatatgacatatgaaataaatagtaaaatttcattataaaatataaatgaatttacacacaatttttcatattaatattattaaaaattttaacgttttagtCATCAATTTGGTTAAAAagtaatttgattttcttttgaaaTGTTAATTTAACTCAAAAAGGAATAAAGATTCAAATtgctaaaaaatataaatattgaagaccaaatatatcattttactACTCTAAAATAAATTTGTTAGTTCGGACAATTTCGAATtttgattatttcatatttaaattatttaattttttctttaaaattgtttgttgaaattatttccaacttggaattattttaaaataaaattaataatttttttatatatttgatgaaattgaattcagattaaaattaattaaataacaaattcAAGTTGAAATGGACATGGACAAATCTAATTTGGCAGCCGTGAAATACCACCTTTTTGGTTTTTCTTCCCCAAACTTTCTCAATCCAATTATTGAACACGAATTCCAGCCAGACACAGAAACCAACCAAACAACACTGGTAGTAGAAAATTTGAACACCTTTTACAGTTTTTTGGTTTTATATTTGCTTAATATTCCTACAgatcctttttaaatttttatggtcaATTCTTTTCGAAACAGAGCAGTTGTAATTGAGAATTAATGAAGGTGTCGGTCTTGCCACCCAGATTTAGCCAAGTGGAGTTGCATGTGTGATTTCGTATATCCTGACAAATTTATGTCTGACTTGCCTGCCTCCTGCATGTGAATGTGTTATGTTTTGTCATGTAATGTATAAATCACCCTCTCTCATTCTATAAAACAACGTCTTGGCTTCTTCTATTTCACTCCCACTTTTTCCATTCTAGGTTCTCTTATTATTGGTCTCATTAAGGCTGCTCTTCTGCTCTCTTCCTTCCCAACACAACATAAGTTATTCTGGTTTTTAGTGGAGGCGccggcggcggcggcggcggcggcggcggtgGCTGAAATTCAACAAATCTCGTAATCCGACATGGCGACCAAAGGGTTCGTTTTGTATCTGCTGTCGGGTTTTTCGATAGCAGTTCTCTCTGTTTTGTTCATCCAAAAAAGCAACAACGACGACATGAACCAGAGCTCAAATCTCTTAGAGTCCCCATATAATTTATCCACCACTGAAAAAGTTTGGcctgtaagtatttttttttctcttttgtcgTAGAAGATCTTTATATATTTAGGTTTTGAATGGTGTTTGATTTGGGCAGGCATTGGAGTTGAACTGGAGGCTTGTAATGGCGACGGTGATAGGGTTTCTAGGATCAGCATGTGGTACGGTGGGCGGCGTTGGCGGCGGCGGCATTTTTGTTCCAATGCTTACCTTGATTGTTGGATTTGATACCAAATCTGCCGCTGCTATTTCCAAATGTaacttcttttcttattttttctgtTCCTTATCTCTCTGccttttgaatttttgaaatccAGTATCTCTAAtctctaatttaaaaattaaaatcacacacctttgaattttaaatagcaacttttaagtattaaaatgtcatatatttaaatttaacaaaatattatcGATTGGATTGGATGAAATTAAGGGATTATTATATGAATTGGCTGCAGGCATGATCATGGGGGCATCAGCATCGTCAGTTTGGTATAATCTTAGAGTGCCGCATCCGACAAAGGAAGTGCCAATCATTGACTACGATTTGGCTCTTCTTTTCCAGCCTATGTTGATGCTTGGCATCACTGTTGGGGTTGCCTTGAGCGTCGTTTTCCCTTATTGGCTCATTACTGTGCTCATCATCATACTCTTCTTAGGTTTCTTCAACAATCCCAACTTTGCCTTTTGTTATTTCACTTTTTGATCTTTGTCCTGCTTCTTGGTTACCACTTTTTATGACATTGAAATGTTCTGTTTCTCTCTTGTTTATTTAGGAACGTCTTCAAGGTCTTTCTATAGGGGTATTGAAATGTGGAAAGAAGAGACAATTTTGAATGTAGGTTTTCAATTATCTGAGTAAATATCAAGTCATTTGTAAGACgaaattatcatcattttttttatttaatttgttaaaatttgcaGAAAGAACTCACCAAGCCACAAGAATCTTTTGTTAATTCCAGGGGTGAATGTAAGATTCATTATAAGTAATACCTTTTCATATTTATCTTTAGACagatttgaaaatatatttactttatttttttcatcttaaATTCTTGAATTTCAGTACTGATAGATACAGAGTACGAACCATTGGTTCCAAAAGAAGAGAAATCAAAACTGGTAAGTGAATTTCTTTAAAATATCCATGTCTAGATTCAAATGAATTAATTTCCTTTATATTGCAGCAAATACTGTGTTTCAATCTAAGGTGGAAAAGGCTTTTGGTACTGGCTACAGTTTGGGTACTTTTCACGGTTATTCAAGTCATCAAGGTAAGCTAAAACTCTATCACAGTTCATCGATAATTTGTTTCAACTGTTTATCTCAATGGTGCATTAAAatgttggattttttttatttattgcagAATGATGTGGTTCCCTGTACCACTTTGTATTGGGTATTGTTTAGCTTACAGGTAACCTAATTTGATGAAGACTTGGCCAAATTTATGCTTTCTTTGATTCAGTGATTGAAGCAAGTTCATGTTTTATATTTCAGTTCCCCATAGCAACACTGGTTTTTGGATATGAAGCAACTAAATTATACAAAGAACATAAGAAGAGAATGAGCACTGGGAAT
This window encodes:
- the LOC107929820 gene encoding sulfite exporter TauE/SafE family protein 4 isoform X1; translated protein: MATKGFVLYLLSGFSIAVLSVLFIQKSNNDDMNQSSNLLESPYNLSTTEKVWPALELNWRLVMATVIGFLGSACGTVGGVGGGGIFVPMLTLIVGFDTKSAAAISKCMIMGASASSVWYNLRVPHPTKEVPIIDYDLALLFQPMLMLGITVGVALSVVFPYWLITVLIIILFLGTSSRSFYRGIEMWKEETILNKELTKPQESFVNSRGELLIDTEYEPLVPKEEKSKLQILCFNLRWKRLLVLATVWVLFTVIQVIKNDVVPCTTLYWVLFSLQFPIATLVFGYEATKLYKEHKKRMSTGNAETVCGASIQWSPLNIAFCALCGILGGTVGGLLGSGGGFILGPLLLEIGVIPQVASATATFVMMFSSSLSVVEFYLLKRFPMPYALYLMGVSILAGFWGQYFVRKLITILRRASLIVFILSGVIFASALTMGVIGIERSIRMIHNHEFMGFLNFCSSQ
- the LOC107929820 gene encoding sulfite exporter TauE/SafE family protein 4 isoform X2; protein product: MATKGFVLYLLSGFSIAVLSVLFIQKSNNDDMNQSSNLLESPYNLSTTEKVWPALELNWRLVMATVIGFLGSACGTVGGVGGGGIFVPMLTLIVGFDTKSAAAISKCMIMGASASSVWYNLRVPHPTKEVPIIDYDLALLFQPMLMLGITVGVALSVVFPYWLITVLIIILFLVLIDTEYEPLVPKEEKSKLQILCFNLRWKRLLVLATVWVLFTVIQVIKNDVVPCTTLYWVLFSLQFPIATLVFGYEATKLYKEHKKRMSTGNAETVCGASIQWSPLNIAFCALCGILGGTVGGLLGSGGGFILGPLLLEIGVIPQVASATATFVMMFSSSLSVVEFYLLKRFPMPYALYLMGVSILAGFWGQYFVRKLITILRRASLIVFILSGVIFASALTMGVIGIERSIRMIHNHEFMGFLNFCSSQ